GGATCTTCCCCACGCTGGTTTTGGGCAGGCTATCCCGGAACTCTATGAGGCGGGGGACCTTATAGGCGGCGAGGTTTTGCCGGCAGAAGATCTCTATGTCCTTTTCCGTGACCTTGCCCCTGTAGGCTTCCTTGAGGACGATGAAGGCGGNNNNNNNNNNGCCACGGTTTCCCCGCGGTAGGGGTCGGGTACGCCCACCACGGCGGCTTCCTGGACGGCTTCGTGCTGGTAGAGGACCTCTTCCACCTCGCGGGGGTAGATGTTGTAGCCGCCGGCGATGATC
This region of Thermus neutrinimicus genomic DNA includes:
- a CDS encoding AMP-binding enzyme; protein product: AFIVLKEAYRGKVTEKDIEIFCRQNLAAYKVPRLIEFRDSLPKTSVGKILRRELREEFTKRQP